Proteins from one Hoplias malabaricus isolate fHopMal1 chromosome 2, fHopMal1.hap1, whole genome shotgun sequence genomic window:
- the LOC136677865 gene encoding GTPase IMAP family member 7-like — MRIMLLGKNYQENRRVGNFILGNNVFDTEIIWPPQYCEKAREIVEGKYIALISASHLFDNPLSENEVTERMRECMFLCDPGPHVIVLVIQPEDFTDVDDKRLDFIFCSFSEDPQKYTIVMKIQNPRRAWWLVPVEKCISKEVIAECGRFQFDFNSGCSRFTLLMNMEKIMEEN; from the exons A TGAGGATTATGCTGCTGGGGAAGAATTACCAGGAGAACAGAAGAGTGGGAAATTTCATCCTGGGAAATAATGTGTTTGATACTGAAATCATTTGGCCACCACAGTACTGTGAGAAAGCCAGAGAAATAGTGGAAGGAAAATACATCGCCCTCATCAGTGCATCTCATTTATTTGATAATCCACTGTCTGAGAATGAAGTGACTGAGCGAATGAGAGAGtgtatgtttctgtgtgatCCTGGACCTCATGTTATAGTGCTGGTCATACAGCCAGAAGACTTCACCGATGTAGACGATAAAAGGCTGGATTtcattttttgttctttttctgagGACCCACAAAAATACACCATAGTGATGAAAATACAAAATCCACGGAGAGCCTGGTGGTTGGTCCCAGTGGAAAAGTGTATTTCCAAAGAAGTTATTGCAGAATGCGGCAGATTCCAGTTTGACTTTAACAGTGGATGCAGTCGTTTCACTCTTCTGATGAACATGGAGAAGATTATGGAAGAGAAC
- the LOC136677868 gene encoding GTPase IMAP family member 4-like: MTPGKKSESEYPLRPRRRSSLEDSPYMRIMLLGKNYQENRRVGNFILGSNVFDTDIIWPPQYCEKAREIVEGKYIALISASHLFDNPLSENEVTERMRECMFLCDPGPHVIVLVIQPENFTDVDDKRLDFIFRSFSDDPQKYTIVMKTQNPQRAWLLVPVEKCISKEVIAERSRFQFDFNSGCSHSTLLMNMEKIMEENRGDYLKWEKFVLAPTEVQHHEESTAQKTSELKSPKLKNKCKYYISILKKITIIN, from the exons ATGACTCCTGGTAagaagtctgagtctgagt ATCCATTACGCCCCCGGAGGAGGAGTAGTTTAGAAGATTCTCCTTATA TGAGGATTATGCTGCTGGGGAAGAATTATCAGGAGAACAGAAGAGTGGGAAATTTCATCCTGGGAAGTAACGTGTTTGATACTGATATCATTTGGCCACCACAGTATTGTGAGAAAGCCAGAGAAATAGTGGAAGGAAAATACATCGCCCTCATCAGTGCATCTCATTTATTTGATAATCCACTGTCTGAGAATGAAGTGACTGAGCGAATGAGAGAGtgtatgtttctgtgtgatCCTGGACCTCATGTTATAGTGCTGGTCATACAGCCAGAAAACTTCACTGATGTAGATGATAAAAGGCTGGATTTCATTTTTCGTTCTTTTTCTGATGACCCACAAAAGTACACCATAGTGATGAAAACACAAAATCCACAGAGAGCCTGGTTGTTGGTCCCAGTGGAAAAGTGTATTTCCAAAGAAGTTATTGCAGAACGCAGCAGATTCCAGTTTGACTTTAACAGTGGATGCAGTCATTCCACTCTTCTGATGAACATGGAGAAGATTATGGAAGAAAACAGAGGGGACTATCTTAAGTGGGAGAAATTTGTGTTGGCTCCAACAGAAGTACAACACCACGAAGAGTCAACAGCACAGAAAACGTCTGAACTCAAAAGTCCAAAACTcaagaataaatgtaaatattacatttccaTACTTAAGAAAATCACTATAATCAACTGA